GTCTCTGGCTTTAGGCTAAGCAAGAGGTCTCTGCACGTGAAAGGGTTTGGCTGTTTGGGATTTAATCAACACTCTGTCCACTTACCTGGTGTAACAATGATGAATTTTAATGTCAACTTAAAGCATGGGGTTGCAGGTTCACTCTAGGTCACTGTGTTTATCATAACCGTATTCACCACATCCTCTCTTTTCCTGCAGGCAAAGAGCACTGCTGAATACGTGCAGGCTTCCAAAGCTCGTATTGCCCAGTATGAGCAACAAGTAAGTCTGGACTTTGCTTAGTGAATATTCTTTTTAACCCAGCCTGGCACATGCCTTGTTCTTACTTGTGTGTGCTTTGCTCTTTCTTGCTGACGAGTGACACGTAACTTATTTGTCTCTGCTCCCACTTCAAGCTTCAGAAGCTCAGAAGCATGATTCCCTTTGAACAGATGACATTTGAAGACTTGCATGAAGCCTTCCCTGAAACCAAACTGGACAAGGAGAAATACCCGTACTGGCCCCACAAACCGATTGCTGATCTGTAAACTTGTCTGGAAGCAGTTTGTCTAACGACTGTCAGGCTCTATGATCTTTTAAATAAAGTGCTTTCCCTCCTGTCTGTGGCTTAGATCTTAGACATGAGGTTGCAAGGTTTTGGGAAATGTGGAACAACACACTAACTTGCAAATAGCTCAGTTTTCCTGGAATTTGTCTTTTCTACTGTGAGCTTGTTCTTGCAGCAAGGACCAAGATCCCAGCTAGACCTGTTGGTAAAACTGAGTCCTGTTGCATCTTCTGTAATGCAAATAACCTGTCTGTTCCCCTCTGTAACCATGTGGTGCAGGGAGTGTAGTTCTTTTGCCATTGCAGGCAAATAGTTGCTGAGAAGTTGAACGTGTAAAGCCTTttgagatgctggagcagaTTTAGTAGTGATCTGCGATGCGGTGGGAGCTACGTCTCACTAGTTCTACAGCAGAGGACTAGGGCTGTTTTCTAGGTTGGTTGTGATGGTTTAGTTACAGCCAATTGCAAAAGGAGTTGAAGAAATGTACATGTGTtgaggtaattaaaaaaaaagttactattttattttttaaaacatcccAAGTATCACCACTTTAATCCTGGTGATCCTATTGTTCTTTCTGTCCTGGGTTTCTGAATGATGCGGATCTCACTGAAACTCACAGAAACAACAGTACAAACGCTTCAGACTTgaactgttttatttaattatctGAGGTGGAATTCTTAAACACCTTTCCCCAGAATCGAAACAACTCCATAACAGAAAGGCCTTAACTCCTGTTTTCTGATGGTCACGTTTGCGGTAAGAATTCCTGATGGATAGAATGAAGGTGTTATCCCCCAATTCCACAGCTGTTTTATTCAAATGCTTTGCTAGCCCACAGAATACTTTTAAGAACGTATGCGGTTCTACTGAACTAGAGTACAAAGCACTAAGCATGCAGATCTCATGCcctgtggtgtttgtttttttaattttttttttttatttagggAACTTAAACAATTGCAGCTCTATGAATCAAGCAGGAAAATAATTACAGTGGAGGGGTTAGAAGCAATACAGTGGAGAACAACTGAATGAGCACTGTGCAGAGCTGGTATCTAGCTGCTCCATTTTATAGaaacaatagcaaaaaaaaccagGGACAGAAAGAAGTGACTGTAGAGAAGCACCTTCTCTAGAACTGGTAGAAATGGGTCCTGCTCCTGCAGTTTCCAGTGGGGCTTGGCTGGCTGCCCTTTCTCTTGGGTCTTCTTGGGAAGGTTCAGCAGTTGGGCGCCTTCCTTGGCGAGGTGTTTCATGGTCTGATTGTTCTTGGCTTTCATCGCCAGCTTGGCGTGCACGTCTGCAAAGAGTAAATAGCACGTGTCAGTGTAGGGGGTGACTACCATGACTGATACTGCCTGGGGCACTGGTTGCCCTGAGGAAACCCACCCTCGCTCGACAGAACCTGCAGTAAAATGCAGGTAACCCAACCTACTTGTTTTAAAAGGTTATGGGTTGCTTTACCTTGCTGGAAGCTTCTGAGAACCTTGTCTAAGCGTAGGGATTTGCGCTGCTGGTGCAACAGGAAGAAGGTGTCTAACACAGCCATGATCATGAGCAGGAAGGTGCCTAGGAAGAATACCACTGCAGAATgatatgaaaacaaagaaagcgCTTGATAATTGGCATCGTTTTCTTGAATCTGTCATCCTGTCTGTGTTCAGTTGCCTGGTGGGGAGGGGAAATTTCTAACTGCAGCAAGCTGATAAAGCTTGGCTGTTCATTACTTCAGTGTTCATCAATGCGTCCATAAATGCCCGAAGACCTCCCCGAGGGTTGGTACCTGTGTAAAAATCAGTTAGTTTTTGTTCAATAAAGATGGGTACCTATTATGGGTGGTTTGTTGGAGGAAGTTGGGAGGATGTTGTTGAGAATCACAGCTAACATGGAGCTGCCGAGGATGATGGCAATCTGGAAATTGATTTTCTCCTCGAGAGAGCTGGGTCCAAACAGCACAGCCATATCCAGAAGATACAGGGCGCACGTTGGGAGGATCAGGTTCAGAATATACAGAGTGGGTCGTCTCTCCATGGAAATCTGTTGAAGAAGATGGACAAAATTTAGGTGTGCAGGAGATAACTTACTGTGTTGGGAGAATGCTTGTTCCCTAATGTAGAAAATTATcttgttttgtacttttttttttttggtggccAATCAGTGCAACATAATACGAAAATACTGTCATACCACATAGGTGACCACAGAAAATTCTCCATTATCCAGCTCTTCTATGTATTCAATGATGCTCAGGTTGGTGAACTTCCATTCTCCATCAGTTAGGAAGTAACTCTGGCTGTCTTTCATCATCTCAGCTGGTGTCCGTTTTGTCTTCATGACAAGGTCTGTTACTGcttgggcaggagggagaggaagagagaagctgCAGAATTTAGGTATTTATTAGAGGTCAGttatttcctctccctttccctcccaacCAAGGGTGCATGCAGATGGGGAAAGGCAACATTTCTTGCACTGCTGGGGTTTCTTAGCCCGTCAGGGAGAAATTAAAAGGGACTCTGGTGAAAAGACTTGGCTGGACCTCTGGGAATGTGGCTCAGAGGGGAAATCTCTGGTGAATTAGGACGGTTGTCCTTTGTGGATGGGAGCTGGAGGGTTTTGTGTcacctctgtttatttttcaaccCTTCCTGTTGGGATGAACTCTGACTGCAGTCCTTAATTTCctcttgtttccatggcttaCAGGTCTGTTTAAAGATCAGTCCTGCAAAATTGTACGTGAACAAGTAGCCTTAGTGCAGGAAGCCTGCTAGTCACTTGGTCTGTAGAGATCAATCCCGGGGGGGCGGGACTTGCCACAGAACATCCAGATGCTTCCAGAAATGTTGCTGGGAAACATGCCAAAACAGAATGACAGTGTTTTAGCTCATTTTCCCTGGTGTTACATGACTTCAACCCTGCTAACCCCGTGTGAGCGTGTGGTGCTGCTAAGGGAGGCCAGGAGTTAGCCAGGGTCCATCTCATCtattcttccttctgcaaatgTAGCCCTGCTGTGGTAAAACTCAGCTTGCCGCTGTACCTGGGTAGAGAAACGAAGCTATGCTCAAGTTGCATGTCTGGGTGTCAAAGGGAAACTTGAGGATCATCAAGCTGCATGTTAAGGTAACCTGGAAGGGCTGGGCAGATTTGAAGCTGCCGTTGTGCATGACGGCCATATAATCCAAGTTTGAGTTTTGTCCGTTCACTCTGGAGGAAACAAAAGTGGAGAACAACCGAGCTCCAAGATGCTGCAGTGCTCCTCAGTCCCGCAAAAGGCTGGGCTGTAAGCGTCCTTTCAGGGGGGCTCTGCGCCGTCACCCAGCCACGGGACGTAGCAGTGAGGAGAGGAAACCTGACGCTTGAAGAAGGGCTGGACTAAGGTTTGTAGTTGCTCTGCACCTCCTAAGGCaactccttcccctctcccctctgcttccccctcttacctggggcaggggctcattgctggctctgctgtgctgcagagctgccttccCTTTGCCCCCACCCCGAGCTACAGCGGTGCCCATCGCTCCGTCAGACCCACAGTGGTCTGTTGTCTATCTTACAACAAACTGCTGCGGGTCATTCCATTCCACGGCACTGCTGGTCTCTCATGCTTCCTCAGCTTTAACTACAGCCCAGATGGGACATCTCTGGAGATGTTACAGTATTAGAGAGCCACAAGTGCTTTGTATAAAGTGTGGTTGCCATGAATTACAAGGTTCTTGGTTACAGAAAGCTCATGGGAACAACTTTTAACCATATGAGTTTATCCTATTTCCTACAATGATACCAACAGTTTGCATCCATTGTATTTCTCTTAAGCCAGTGGATAAAAATGAAAGGGGAACCTACTGCTCTAAAATGAAGATGGGGGGAGACCAATATGTATTCGTGGGCAGAACGACTTcggaaatgttacagaaatcCTGCGGGTCCCAGGTTGCGAAAGCGTTTTTCCACTCCTGGAGGAAGAAGTTGCAGGAGAGAAATTAGTCCCGGGCTCAGCACCAGCCATGGTGATGGGCATCACAGGAGAGAAACGCTCTTGAGGGACGTACCAGGTCCAACACGAAGTAAAAAGTGACTGTCTGGAGCTTTTCAAcctggagaaacaaaaaaagaagctatttaGCTGATTTGCTTAGGTACATCCAATGCAGAGCCCAGAAGCTCTGCCCTGTTGCTCTTGCAGTGGACAGCACAGATTGCAGAAACTCAGCTCAGGAGGGGAGCTCAAGGTTCTTGGTCCTAGGGCTGAAAAGTGGGAGCATACGGTCCAgtggtttgaaaaaaaaaaaaaagattattgtTAACATTTACATGCCGGTGCGCTGTAAATGCATTGCTCGGTTTGCAGGGTTGTTTTTAGAGCCTGCTATAAAGCAGGCTGTTTGTCTGAACCTGCCTCTGAACTTTTCCGTGGAAGTAGGTGAGAGAAAACACTCCAGATCTTCCCAAAATGCTTTCAAACAGCAGAAAGCTGAAGAAGTGGAAGGGGCTGGTTCTCATCCCTGTGGCCTTGctggcccagccctgcctggcagaAGACTCAGACCCCCATCTAGCAATTGCCCAGCTTTCTGTTAGAAAGACTCGACAGGAGTTTTGGGTCCTTACCACAGAGAGAATAGCCACCAGCATAAAATCCATCTTCACTTCCAGAGGCTCCTTCAAGTTTGCCTTGGGCAGTATGTGTGCGTGCAGCTTGCTGTGAGAGGAAATGTTCAGGTGCTCAACAACATCGTAGTAAGTGCAGTCGTACCTCGGAGCAGCCCccgctaaaaaaaaaatattccacttGAATCAGAAAAGGATCAGGCAAGATCTCAACCTGTGAGAGAGAGATGTACCAGAAGAGAAAGGGTATGGAACTGTGGATATGAAAAACATCATTAACGCAGGCAAATCCCCTCTCACATAGATGAGAACAGAATTCCTCAAAGCTTTTCTATCCCTCTTGAACTTACCTGTCCCAAGAGAAAAGGTGAGGATAGTTATAAAAGCTCGCTGCATCGTCTCCTGCTTCCAAATAAGGAGGCAAGTGGTGCCGTGTGTCTTATGAACCGTTCCAGGACACGTCATTTGTTATGTAGAAGTTGATTTGATATTTATTAATGAGGGACGGATGTTTTGTAAACAGAAGCTAgactttttatgtattttttgcaTTGGAAGAAAGAATTTGCTAATGGTTTGATGCACTCAGCTGGCTCTTGGGAGCAGCCTTTAGTTGtggtaaaggaaaaataaggtcattaaaaaaaaaatccaacaatttgagggagaggaaaagaaagggccCATCTCCACAAAGAAAAGGCAATGAGCCAGAGCCACTCAGAAGCAAATCTTGTCTCATTTACAGGCTGAGAGTCTGctgcaaccccaccaaaatGGAATAGGAATTAGTGCTTGTGCAATGTgaggggggctggggaggtggaggagagTCTGCTCTCCTTTGGGCCCGGTTCTGCTCTGtagcagcccaggctgcaggcGGTAGAGTATGTCCTCATTTCCCAAAGCGCTGAGCCTTTCACACACCCactgattttctgtttctgtctcctTGCTGATCTCCTGTGCTCTCGAGGTTCTTCTCCACGTCCTCACGGTTAAGATTAAAGGctcagagactttttttttccctacatctCCATCTCTCTTTCCCTTAGCCGCCCTCCTCTCCATCActgcctatttttttttgctgtgattcCAGCGATACCTCCAGGCGCTCGAAGTGATGGTTCCCTTGCGAGGGACTGGTTCTAATTCTTGTGTGCTTGGGAAGTCCCATCCCACTGGGACAGCGTAGATGGCATCTTATTACTGTGACCTCTGTGTCTGAGATAGGAGATGGGAAGCGTATGGGCCGTAAGACAGGGTTTGAATCAGACATAAGGGGAGGTAGGGGTGACCTCTGTGCTGGGGCTTGAGGGCTGTGTTGGTTGTAGGAGCTTACACTGGTGGGTGACAGTGTCACGAGAGGTGGGACAATGCTGAGCCCCCGGAACGGTGCTAGAGGTGACTTGGCCTCCAGCAATCCCTTACGCCTGCCAGCAGCTGGTGGGATGTGAGCACACGGGAACTGCCAATCTGCCCTGTTGTTCTGCAAACCTTTGGTACCCACCGTGCCCCGTTGCAGCGAGGTCTGCGCAGTGCTCTGCACGACGTccctccttgcagcagctcGCCGTGCGGGgcaaaggagggagggaagccgGATCCCCGTGGCACTTGCGAGGCTGGGTGAGGCGAGGGGATGCCTGGGGTGCTCAGCGGGAGCCCGCACTGCAGCACcctgcttctgcctctccccagcagaGCCCCCAAGGCCTG
The genomic region above belongs to Gavia stellata isolate bGavSte3 chromosome 22, bGavSte3.hap2, whole genome shotgun sequence and contains:
- the LOC104252821 gene encoding 5-hydroxytryptamine receptor 3A codes for the protein MQRAFITILTFSLGTAGAAPRYDCTYYDVVEHLNISSHSKLHAHILPKANLKEPLEVKMDFMLVAILSVVEKLQTVTFYFVLDLEWKNAFATWDPQDFCNISEVVLPTNTYWSPPIFILEQVNGQNSNLDYMAVMHNGSFKSAQPFQVTLTCSLMILKFPFDTQTCNLSIASFLYPAVTDLVMKTKRTPAEMMKDSQSYFLTDGEWKFTNLSIIEYIEELDNGEFSVVTYVISMERRPTLYILNLILPTCALYLLDMAVLFGPSSLEEKINFQIAIILGSSMLAVILNNILPTSSNKPPIIGTFLLMIMAVLDTFFLLHQQRKSLRLDKVLRSFQQDVHAKLAMKAKNNQTMKHLAKEGAQLLNLPKKTQEKGQPAKPHWKLQEQDPFLPVLEKVLLYSHFFLSLVFFAIVSIKWSS